Proteins from one Psilocybe cubensis strain MGC-MH-2018 chromosome 11, whole genome shotgun sequence genomic window:
- a CDS encoding G1/S-specific cyclin pas1, translating to MHIATQIITQHAGLVVHKDDSDQYQQPLLTSPAFSHCIIVTYCISLHPSHLCRIKSFSLIFRSPPPKLQRILPRVPLPLNKNSPPVLSIKLPLRIEDIWKHTADSTMLSRSHSSQGSQNLQEESIGLSPTIHTCHASVSLPTKYPSIRLISAESSRSHSSIPPTTAQIPKDSSQSASSSKQKFFSRLADQAVSTLSEIWHPQDIPSVFLPPAKVGGSSFPPTHSRPTSKQISSDLQSIASHTHPIHPHNSHPSVSGHNPSPTLLLASGTKSDQILPLKSFVYKVLRHSRTSKNVLQIALCYLESIRPKVPQILQEENIGIRSYAQPKSSIQKATPEELAMDAELTALENSGKINIINNFIDNSMQTFRVADSGSQDLAESCIYPQDSLSSVDVQVSTAPLSTTLSLPSPLLCPRRAFLASLILASKFSQEKCYSNRAWARLSGLPPREIGRCERALAQALQWRLWVGKCAFGESAATAT from the exons ATGCACATTGCCACTCAAATTATCACCCAACACGCCGGCCTCGTTGTACACAAAGACGACTCggatcaatatcaacagccGCTTCTCACCAGTCCCGCTTTCTCACACTGTATCATTGTCACCTACTGCATATCCCTCCATCCATCTCATctctgcagaatcaagtcGTTCTCGCTCATCTTCCGCTCACCACCGCCCAAactccaaaggattcttcccagagtgcctcttcctctaaacaaaaattcgCCTCCAGTCTTGTCG ATTAAGCT TCCTTTGAGGATTGAGGACATCTGGAAACATACTGCAGACAGCACTATGTTATCTCGAAGccattcgtcccaaggtTCCCAAAATTTGCAAGAGGAAAGCATTGGCCTCTCTCCCACAATCCATACCTGCCATGCCTCTGTATCATTACCTACTAAATACCCCTCCATCCgtctcatttctgcagaatcaagtcGTTCTCACTCATCTATTCcacccaccactgcgcaaattccaaaggattcttcccagagcgcctcttcttctaaacaaaaatttttttcaaggctTGCCG atCAAGCTGTCAGCACCTTGTCCGAGATCTGGCACCCTCAGGATATTCCTTCCGTGTTCCTACCCCCCGCCAAAGTAGGGGGTAGCTCTTTTCCTCCTACTCATTCCCGTCCAACTTCCAAGCAGATCTCTTCCGATTTGCAATCCATAGCGTCTCATACACATCCAATACATCCACACAACAGTCATCCCTCCGTATCCGGCCATAACCCTTCCCCGACCCTCTTGCTTGCCTCGGGCACCAAATCCGATCAGATATTACCCCTCAAGTCTTTTGTTTATAAAGTCCTTCGCCACTCAAGGACATCTAAAAACGTACTGCAGATAGCACTATGTTATCTAGAATccattcgtcccaaggtCCCACAGATTTTGCAAGAGGAAAACATCGGCATTCGCTCTTATGCTCAGCCCAAAAGCAGTATTCAGAAAGCTACCCCAGAAGAGCTGGCGATGGATGCTGAGCTTACTGCTCTTGAGAACTCCGGcaagatcaacatcatcaataatTTTATTGACAATTCTATGCAAACATTCCGTGTTGCCGATTCTGGTTCACAAGATCTGGCTGAATCGTGCATCTATCCACAAGACTCTCTGTCCAGCGTAGATGTGCAGGTCTCAACGGCTCCTCTTTCCACCACcctttctttgccatctccCCTCCTGTGTCCCCGTAGAGCCTTTCTGGCATCCCTCATCctggcctccaaattttcaCAAGAAAAGTGTTATTCTAACCGTGCTTGGGCAAGGTTATCTGGTCTCCCACCTCGTGAAATTGGTCGCTGCGAACGTGCCCTCGCACAAGCCTTGCAATGGCGACTCTGGGTCGGCAAATGCGCCTTTGGTGAGAGTGCTGCAACTGCCACATAG
- a CDS encoding Homocysteine S-methyltransferase 2 has protein sequence MISFAELVGNSTVVLLDGGLGTTLEDYVGLEISQSPLWSAQPIASASEEIMKAHLLFLRAGAKILSTSTYQCSVETFQAAGFDSELAKSLMLKSVLIATKAREIFEAESIQAGFPLQNPTIIALSLGPFGAILKPTQEFRGFYPPPYGPLEYSDDHINHNSFKENESKQEADAIDALTQFHYERLLVYASSVNTWKSIDCIAFETVPLKREVIAIRHAIQLLHTWIVKRGGEMKPWWISCVFPDGNSPAELLPDGPKISIDGMLDAAFSEMGESNGRLPTPSGFGINCTKPEYLPALAASTVGYFKAHLDKLISKPWLIIYPNGNDVYDEETRSWVGKSQGSHINWANEVGNLVMELPTGNNVIGGVVVGGCCKTGPEHISSLRSKLQCFPVHL, from the exons ATGATATCCTTTGCTGAATTAGTCGGAAACTCCACAGTGGTGCTTTTGGATGGCGGCCTT GGAACCACACTCGAGGACTACGTGGGCCTCGAAATATCTCAATCACCGCTCTGGTCTGCGCAACCTATTGCTTCTGCGAGTGAAGAGATAATGAAGGCCCATCTACTGTTTCTGCGTGCTGGGGCTAAAATTCTGTCAACGTCAAC ATACCAGTGCTCTGTAGAGACATTTCAGGCCGCAGGATTTGATTCAGAGCTGGCAAAGTCGCTTATGCTTAAGTCTGTTCTCATCGCTACAAAAGCAAGGGAAATTTTTGAAGCAGAATCCATACAAGCAGGCTTCCCACTTCAGAATCCAACTATCATTGCACTATCTCTAGGGCCTTTTGGCGCTATCCTAAAGCCAACACAGGAGTTCCGCGGGTTCTACCCACCACCGTACGGTCCTTTGGAATACAGTGATGATCATATAAATCACAATTCATTCAAAGAGAACGAATCGAAACAAGAGGCTGATGCGATAGATGCGCTGACGCAATTTCATTATGAACGTCTCTTGGTATATGCATCCTCTGTTAATACGTGGAAGAGCATAGACTGCATTGCTTTCGAAACCGTCCCACTCAAGCGCGAGGTAATCGCAATTCGCCACGCCATCCAACTGCTGCATACTTGGATTGTAAAAAGAGGAGGTGAAATGAAACCCTGGTGGATCAGTTGTGTCTTCCCCGACGGGAACTCACCAGCAGAACTTCTCCCTGATGGTCCCAAGATTTCGATCGATGGAATGCTCGACGCCGCTTTTTCCGAAATGGGAGAGAGCAACGGGCGGCTACCTACACCCTCTGGCTTTGGCATAAACTGCACGAAACCGGAATATCTACCTGCTCTGGCTGCATCTACAGTCGGCTACTTCAAAGCACATTTGGATAAATTGATTTCCAAACCATGGCTTATTATCTATCCCAACGGTAACGATGTATATGACGAAGAAACACGATCCTGGGTAGGCAAATCTCAAGGATCTCACATAAACTGGGCGAATGAAGTTGGTAATCTTGTTATGGAACTTCCCACTGGCAACAATGTTATAGGCGGCGTGGTAGTGGGAGGATGTTGTAAGACAGGTCCAGAGCATATATCTTCTTTGCGGTCAAAAC ttcaatgtTTCCCAGTGCACCTTTAA
- a CDS encoding putative alpha-fucosidase A produces the protein MIPGGTVQETTQLNIESLWSGGPFADPLYNGGNKQPPTGDIDDIEGLTTDAGQYGSYAGAGHLLTTLNINGSISGYNRWLDLDKALARTSWTQNGHNILRTTFCSNPTKACVQHMQTDVPTLPDLTFSFTVDLEPGLPAPNITCLSPSSLLVSGLVSHSPPGMAYALIFNAYTASSKAVFQCVQQPVASGNLPNATLHIFSHNGSANTEAWIVWTGDTEYDMNAGDAAHNFSFRGESPVTKLLSSRSPESFSDYNALLKQHIGDIYNILHRPFALDLGQVPDLDSPTDIIKDRYSINGPPSNAYLDWLTFNYGRYLLASSSRGALPANLQGKWANGIGNPWSADYHSNINIQMNYWLAEMTGLSELTIPLFNYFEKTWVPRGAETAQVLYNISRGWVTHNEMNIFGHTGMKGGGNTAQWANYPESAVWMMLHVWDHFDHTNDVAWWKSQGWPLIKGVASFHLDKLIPDEYFNDNTLVVNPCNSPEQVPITLGCAHAQQIIWQLFNAVEKGFNASGDPDIKFLADVKAARSKMDKGIKIGSWGQLQEWKIEKDSPSDTHRHLSHLIGLYPGYAIANFDPSPSVQGNGAAKNYQKNEVLAAATVSLAHRGNGTGSDADSGWEKAWRAAAWAQLSNSSMFYQELSFALHENFGANLFSLYDPADDDPVFQIDANFGFPAANALLQAPDVASITTPLVITILPALPAQWPSGSIRGARVRGGITVDIQWNKGRPTSVTLQVDSLKNLKHRPVHVVYKKHVLASFTAIPGLKKVLSGF, from the exons ATGATACCTGGTGGTACAGTTCAAGAAACTACGCAGCTTAACATCGAATCTCTTTGGTCTGGGGGACCTTTTGCCGATCCG TTATATAATGGAGGAAACAAGCAACC CCCGACTGGAGACATCGACG ACATCGAAGGTCTTACAACCGATGCCGGGCAATACG GATCCTACGCAGGAGCCGGTCATCTATTAACGACTTTGAACATCAACGGGTCGATCTCTGGCTATAATCGATGGCTTGACCTTGATAAAGCCCTTGCACGAACTTCTTGGACACAGAACGGACATAATATCTTGAG AACGACGTTTTGTTCGAACCCGACCAAAGCATGCGTGCAGCATATGCAGACCGACGTGCCAACGCTCCCAGATCTGACCTTTTCATTCACTGTTGACCTTGAACCAGGCCTTCCTGCTCCCAATATTACTTGCCTTTCGCCAAGCTCATTGCTTGTTTCCGGTTTGGTATCACATTCTCCTCCTGGAATGGCTTACGCTTTGATTTTCAATGCATATACTGCATCGTCTAAAGCCGTTTTTCAATGTGTACAGCAGCCAGTTGCATCTGGAAACCTTCCCAACGCCACCTTGCACATATTTTCACATAACGGCAGTGCTAACACGGAAGCATGGATCGTTTGGACGGGGGACACAGAATACGACATGAACGCTGGCGACGCTGCTCATAATTTCTCATTTCGGGGAGAAAGTCCAGTCACCAAACTCTTGTCTTCTCGTTCTCCAGAATCTTTCTCTGACTACAACGCGTTGTTGAAGCAGCACATCGGAGACATTTACAACATCCTTCACAGGCCCTTCGCTCTGGATTTAGGGCAGGTACCCGATTTAGATTCACCCACAGATATCATAAAAGACAGGTACTCCATTAACGGACCCCCAAGTAACGCCTATCTCGATTGGTTGACATTCAACTACGGACGTTACCTGCTAGCCAGCAGCTCTCGCGGAGCTCTTCCTGCCAACCTTCAGGGTAAATGGGCAAATGGGATCGGTAATCCGTGGAGTGCTG ATTATC ACTCAAATATCAATATCCAAATGAACTATTGGCTCGCTGAGATGACAGGCTTGAGTGAGTTGACGATTCCGTTATTCAACTATTTTGAG AAAACCTGGGTGCCACGCGGAGCTGAAACGGCGCAAGTTCTCTACAACATCTCTCGAGGATGGGTCACTCATAACGAAATGAAC ATTTTTGGACACACTGGAATGAAGGGTGGGGGTAACACCGCACAATGGGCCAATTATCCCG AATCTGCTGTGTGGATG ATGCTTCATGTGTGGGATCATTTCGACCATACAAACGATGTAGCATGGTGGAAATCTCAGGGATGGCCCCTTATCAAG GGAGTGGCAAGTTTCCATCTAGACAAACTTATCCCGGACGAGTATTTCAATGACAACACTCTCGTTGTCAATCCCTGCAACTCCCCCGAGCAAGTACCTATCACGCTTG GATGCGCTCATGCGCAACAAATCATTTGGCAGTTATTCAACGCCGTTGAGAAAGGATTTAACGCATCAGGAGACCCCGATATTAAATTCCTCGCCG ATGTAAAAGCAGCGCGCTCGAAGATGGATAAAGGCATCAAAATTGGTTCTTGGGGGCAACTGCAAG AATGGAAGATTGAGAAAGACTCCCCAAGTGACACGCATCGTCACCTATCCCATCTTATTGGGCTTTATCCTGGCTACGCTATAGCAAATTTTGATCCATCTCCTTCTGTGCAAGGGAACGGTGCCGCGAAGAACTATCAAAAGAATGAAGTTCTTGCAGCTGCTACAGTCAGCCTTGCGCATCGCGGTAACGGAACTGGATCTGACGCTGACTCTGGATGGGAAAAGGCATGGAGAGCCGCAGCATGGGCTCAGTTGTCGAACAGTTCTATGTTTTATCAAGAACTATCG TTTGCCCTTCACGAAAACTTCGGAGCGAACCTTTTTAGCTTGTACGATCCAGCGGATGACGATCCAGTTTTCCAAATTGACGCAAACTTCGGATTCCCTGCCGCG AACGCTCTTCTCCAGGCACCAGACGTTGCGAGTATCACCACCCCCCTTGTGATCACCATTCTTCCGGCTCTTCCCGCTCAATGGCCTTCTGGCTCCATTCGAGGCGCTCGTGTTCGTGGAGGGATCACGGTGGACATTCAATGGAACAAAGGTCGCCCCACCTCAGTCACTCTCCAAGTGGACTCTCTAAAGAACCTAAAGCACAGGCCAGTGCATGTGGTCTATAAGAAACATGTGCTTGCTTCTTTCACTGCGATTCCTGGGCTGAAAAAAGTGCTCAGTGGGTTTTGA
- a CDS encoding putative RNA-binding protein 18, translated as MASSSAVKLDDLTALSGASSSSATPTANANAQAPSNSSIDEHLFYPSLDDKDPISERSKSPPEEQPRQLLKDRLYVGNLHPTVDEYTLLQIFSKFGKVTKMDFLFHKSGALKGKPRGYAFIEYGNPDDARKALTMAHEKPLRGRKLVVTFAHQAPLDQYGSGSGIALPSSLKNRKTMNDAGRPTALSLMKTGMSHRGEGKTTDKIAMMEAKLRQMERTNPVPKSTAPLVTHGQDVQMDDAAVVANRPSPPATSSLPYHPSLPMKPPPPLPKHLASTLDLSSSQNSKHGASKTANSLPSLTMLQSAAKAKVNPLLEAKLLGLQPTLQSGANAHPRTSKTTKLTGVKIKAKEKSQP; from the exons ATGGCCAGCAGTAGCGCTGTGAAATTGGACGACCTTACAGCGTTGTCGGgggcgtcgtcgtcgtctgcgACACCAACTGCAAATGCGAATGCTCAAGCACCATCTAATTCCTCTATTGACGAGCACCTATTCTACCCCTCTCTTGATGATAAAGATCCGATATCAGAGAGGTCCAAAAGTCCTCCTGAAGAACAACCACGGCAGCTTCTGAAAGACAGGCTGTACGTCGGGAACCTGCATCCTACTGTTGATGA ATATACATTACTACAAATTTTCTCAAAGTTCGGAAAGGTCACGAAGATGGATTTTTTGTTTCATAAGAGCGGAGCGTTGAAGGGAAAGCCTAGGGGTTATGCATTTATTGAATATGGGAATCCAGAT GACGCACGGAAAGCGCTGACAATGGCGCACGAGAAGCCACTGCGCGGGCGAAAACTTGTGGTCACCTTTGCTCACCAGGCGCCGCTAGATCAATACGGCAGCGGTAGCGGCATTGCGCTACCGTCGTCGTTGAAAAATCGGAAAACCATGAATGACGCTGGAAGGCCGACAGCACTCAGCTTGATGAAGACAGGGATGAGTCACAGGGGTGAAGG GAAAACGACAGATAAAATCGCTATGATGGAAGCCAAGCTCCGCCAAATGGAGCGAACTAATCCAGTTCCAAAGTCAACAGCACCTCTCGTTACCCATGGCCAAGATGTTCAAATGGATGACGCAGCAGTGGTAGCGAACCGACCATCGCCTCCAGCCACATCGTCCCTGCCATACCATCCCTCATTACCGATGAAACCTCCTCCCCCACTCCCGAAGCACCTTGCGAGCACGCTCGACCTCTCTTCTTCCCAGAATTCAAAACATGGAGCATCCAAGACTGCCAATTCATTGCCGTCATTGACCATGTTACAATCCGCAGCTAAAGCGAAAGTGAATCCGCTACTGGAAGCCAAATTACTTGGACTGCAACCAACGCTTCAATCCGGGGCGAATGCCCATCCTCGAACGAGCAAGACCACAAAGCTGACAGGCGTGAAGATCAAGGCAAAGGAGAAGAGCCAGCCGTAA
- a CDS encoding 60S ribosomal protein L23-A, giving the protein MAAQRGGGASGTKFRLTLGLPVGAVINCADNSGAKSLFLIEPFGFGAHLNRLPDAGVGDMVVASVKKGKPELRKKTMPAVVIRQRKAWRRRDGVFLYFEDNAGVIVNPKGEMKGSAITGPVAKECADLWPRIASNAGTVV; this is encoded by the exons ATGGCAGCACAACGCG GTGGAGGCGCCTCTGGCACAAAATTCCGTCTGACCCTTGGTCTTCCCGTCGGCGCTGTCATCAATTGCGCTGATAACAGCGGTGCCAAGTCCCTGTTCCTCATCGAGCCCTTCGGCTTTGGTGCCCACCTTAACAGACTCCCCGACGCTGGTGTTGGTGACATGGTTGTCGCCTCTGTGAAGAAAGGAAAGCCTGAgctgaggaaaaaga CTATGCCCGCTGTTGTCATCCGTCAACGCAAAGCATGGCGCCGGAGAGATGGCGTGTTCCTCTACTTCGAG GACAACGCTGGCGTCATCGTCAACCCCAAGGGCGAAATGAAGGGCTCCGCCATCACTGGACCCGTGGCTAAGGAATGC GCGGATCTGTGGCCCCGTATTGCTTCCAACGCTGGAACTGTTGtctga
- a CDS encoding V-type proton ATPase subunit E encodes MSRALNDDEVLSEMNKMVAFIKQEALEKAREIKVKADEEFAIEKAKLVRQEQQAIDAQYEKKRKGAEVAQKIAQSTITNKSRLKLLHKREEILQQIFAAVREPETPLYKTQGYVQFLEGVLTESFLYILEPNVTIYSRESDVDTVKQAAENAAKAYKEISGRNIAYEVEGSIADDSSQGGVKLVSGTGRITLDNTMEERLRLLEDKMLPEIRTSLFGKNENRKFYT; translated from the exons ATGTCTCGCGCTCTCAACGACGATGAAGTACTCAGCGAGATGAACAAGATG GTGGCGTTCATCAAGCAGGAGGCATTGGAGAAGGCTCGCGAGATTAAGGTCAAAGCAGATGAGGAATTCGCTATCGAGAAA GCTAAATTGGTAAGGCAAGAACAACAAGCCATCGACGCACAGTACGAAAAGAAGCGAAAAGGCGCAGAGGTGGCTCAGAAGAT CGCCCAATCAACGATAACCAACAAATCGCGACTAAAGCTCCTACACAAACGCGAGGAAATTCTGCAACAAATCTTTGCCGCTGTTCGCGAGCCAGAAACTCCACTTTACAAGACGCAAGGATACGTGCAATTCCTGGAAGGCGTGCTGACCGAATCGTTCCTGTACATCCTGGAACCTAATGTGACGATCTATTCTCGGGAATCGGATGTGGACACCGTCAAACAGGCCGCTGAGAACGCGGCAAAAGCTTACAAGGAGATCAGCGGGAGAAACATCGCGTATGAGGTGGAAGGTTCAATTGCAGATGATTC GAGCCAAGGCGGAGTGAAGCTAGTGAGCGGGACAGGTCGAATCACGCTAGACAATACGATGGAGGAACGCCTGCGTCTTCTGGAAGATAAG ATGCTACCTGAAATCAGGACCAGTCTTTTCGGAAAGAATGAAAACAGGAAATTTTATACATAG
- a CDS encoding Eukaryotic translation initiation factor 3 subunit L → MAQQRLALWNAEEDLEEDVDMTIALDGYGQNVQYEDSHIHQPQIDESTLLAMQQHMAQQAAFQQIPDVVKSFIVHFHQAVLDNNLAEITVAYESGWNKYTEKFYSKTEWPEAELIAPLVNDDPIFLILYRELYYRHVYSRLQPNIDDRFHSYENSCELFNYLLNSDGPVELELPEQWLWDIIDEFIYQYQVFCTWRSKVTTKTPDELLMLAEGGPVWSSYSVLNVLYSLMQKSRVNEYIIAQREGKSAEEIAEIVGEYGQRPLYRMLGYFSIIGLLRVHVHLGDFTLGLKVMENVELNQKTPFTRVTACHVATYYYVGFCYIMLRRYPDAIRTFVTILNFIMRMRQYHTRSYQYDQINKTADRMYALFAMCHALSPSRLDDNIANIAKERYGEQYAKMARGGSDALAAFEELFIYACPKFITANPPPYEDPVAINALISSSADAESPTQSSPQADSTHRHLDLFLADVAAQLQVPTLRSFLKLYTSLGAKKLANFLDADEEELVQEMMVLKQASRSISRVTGSEGTSLLDGQMITTSDLNFVIDENMVHIAESTIGRRYAGWFIKNTERTQKILDDLKNMPLPVPPKTSGGTASGVNSQQQAEAVAGQNRPARSGQKVVWGGVKTA, encoded by the exons ATGGCGCAGCAACGACTTGCTCTTTGGAATGCTGAGGAAGATCTTGAAGAAGATGTTGACATGACAATAGCTCTGGATGGATATGGTCAAAATGTCCAATATGAGGATT CTCATATACACCAACCTCAGATCGATGAGTCAACCCTTCTCGCCATGCAACAGCACATGGCCCAACAGGCTGCTTTCCAACAGATCCCTGACGTTGTCAAAAGT TTCATTGTTCATTTCCACCAAGCTGTTCTGGACAATAATCTTGCTGAAATTACCGTTGCATACGAAAGTGGATGGAACAAGTACACTGAAAAGTTCTACTCGAAGACGGAGTGGCCAGAAGCTGAGTTAATTGCTCCTCTGGTTAATGATG atcctatcttcctcatTCTCTACCGCGAGCTCTACTACCGCCACGTCTACTCCCGTCTCCAACCTAATATCGACGATCGCTTCCATTCGTATGAGAATAGCTGTGAATTGTTCAACTATCTCCTCA ATTCCGATGGCCCCGTTGAGCTCGAACTTCCCGAACAATGGCTTTGGGACATCATCGATGAATTTATCTACCAATACCAAGTTTTCTGCACGTGGCGGTCAAAAGTTACCACCAAGACACCAGACGAGTTGCTTATGTTGGCAGAGGGTGGTCCC GTTTGGAGTTCATACAGTGTTCTCAACGTCTTGTACTCGTTGATGCAAAAGTCTCGGGTCAACGAATACATCATCGCTCAGAGAGAAGGCAAATCGGCGGAGGAGATTGC AGAAATTGTCGGTGAATATGGTCAACGCCCCCTCTATCGTATGCTTGGATACTTCAGCATCATTGGCTTGCTGAGAGTGCACGTCCATCTCGGTGATTTTACTCTTGGTTTGAAGGTTATGGAAAATGTGGAACTCAATCAAAAG ACTCCCTTCACGAGAGTAACCGCCTGCCACGTTGCTACATACTATTATGTTGGTTTCTGCTACATCATGCTCCGCCGTTACCCAGACGCTATCCGCACATTTGTGACGATACTCAACTTCATTATGAGAATGCGTCAGTACCACACCCGCAGTTATCAATATGATCAA ATCAACAAAACCGCGGACAGAATGTATGCTTTGTTTGCCATGTGCCATGCCCTGTCTCCCAGCAGACTCGACGACAATATCGCCAACATTGCAAAGGAGCGTTACGGAGAGCAATATGCTAAAATGGCGCGCGGAGG CTCAGACGCTCTTGCCGCGTTCGAGGAACTCTTCATTTACGCCTGCCCAAAATTCATCACCGCCAACCCCCCTCCATACGAGGACCCTGTTGCCATCAACGCCCTCATCTCCAGCAGCGCTGATGCCGAGTCACCTACCCAATCCTCGCCCCAGGCAGACTCGACACACCGCCATCTGGACCTTTTCCTGGCCGACGTCGCTGCGCAGCTCCAGGTGCCAACCCTCAGGAGTTTCCTCAAGCTGTACACGAGCCTCGGTGCAAAGAAACTTGCCAATTTCTTGGAcgcagatgaagaggagcTGGTACAGGAGATGATGGTGCTCAAGCAGGCGAGCAGAAGCATTAGCCGCGTTACTGGCAGCGAGGGAACTAGCCTCCTAGATGGGCAAATGATCACCACCAGTGATCTCAACTTCGTCATCGACGAG AACATGGTCCACATTGCTGAATCCACAATTGGCAGGAGATACGCAGGCTGGTTCATCAAAAACACTGAGCGCACGCAGAAGATTCTTGACGACCTCAAAAACATGCCTCTCCCTGTGCCCCCGAAAACGAGCGGCGGTACAGCATCTGGCGTGAATTCTCAGCAACAGGCGGAAGCCGTGGCGGGCCAAAATCGACCAGCGAGGTCAGGCCAAAAGGTTGTGTGGGGTGGTGTAAAAACCGCGTGA